One region of Candidatus Methylomirabilota bacterium genomic DNA includes:
- the gvpJ gene encoding gas vesicle protein GvpJ — protein sequence MAVQRSLTTKSYADVLERVLDKGVVVDARLSISLAGIGLIGFDALVVVASIPAFVKFSRAEERDGATFPPPETRPQTERPIRTTRGPRGARHPLRSSPPLLRCPQGCTFEGAGAQPVTTPCPYRPRRVCVLQPR from the coding sequence ATGGCCGTCCAGAGGTCGCTCACGACGAAGAGTTACGCCGACGTGCTCGAGCGAGTGCTCGACAAGGGCGTCGTCGTCGATGCCCGGCTCAGTATTTCCCTGGCCGGCATCGGCCTCATCGGCTTCGATGCCCTGGTGGTGGTCGCGTCGATTCCGGCGTTTGTGAAGTTTTCCCGGGCGGAGGAGCGCGACGGTGCCACGTTCCCACCGCCGGAGACCCGGCCGCAGACGGAGCGGCCGATCCGCACGACGCGCGGGCCGCGCGGCGCGCGCCACCCTCTCCGCAGCTCCCCGCCGCTGCTGCGGTGCCCGCAGGGGTGCACGTTCGAGGGCGCGGGCGCGCAGCCGGTCACGACACCCTGCCCCTACCGCCCGCGCCGCGTCTGCGTGCTGCAGCCGCGCTGA
- a CDS encoding type 1 glutamine amidotransferase domain-containing protein, protein MRLEGKRIAVLAENMYQEMELWVPYYRFKEEGAEVKVVGAGGAKSYTSKHGYPVTVDVQADQVKAVEFDAIVVPGGYAPDMMRRHPAMVQLVRDAAQQGKVVAAICHAGWMLVSAGILKGRKATSFFSIKDDLIAAGADWKDAEVVVDGNLITSRKPDDLPAFCRAIIQALAKA, encoded by the coding sequence ATGAGGCTCGAAGGCAAGCGCATCGCGGTCCTGGCCGAGAACATGTACCAGGAGATGGAGCTGTGGGTGCCCTACTACCGCTTCAAGGAAGAGGGCGCCGAGGTCAAGGTGGTGGGCGCGGGCGGCGCCAAGTCCTACACCTCCAAACACGGCTACCCCGTCACCGTCGACGTCCAGGCCGACCAGGTGAAGGCGGTGGAGTTCGACGCGATCGTCGTCCCCGGTGGGTACGCCCCCGACATGATGCGTCGGCACCCGGCGATGGTGCAGCTCGTCCGCGACGCCGCCCAGCAGGGCAAGGTGGTCGCGGCCATCTGCCACGCCGGCTGGATGCTCGTCTCCGCCGGCATCCTGAAGGGGCGGAAGGCGACGTCGTTCTTCTCGATCAAGGACGACCTGATCGCTGCCGGCGCCGATTGGAAGGATGCCGAAGTCGTGGTCGATGGGAATCTGATCACGTCGCGGAAGCCCGACGATCTGCCGGCGTTCTGCCGGGCGATCATCCAGGCGCTGGCGAAGGCGTAA
- a CDS encoding NAD-dependent succinate-semialdehyde dehydrogenase translates to MSGDVKRMYINGEWILAEGGATFDIVNPADQSVVATVTNGAAPEIQRAVAAAHAAFREWSLLAPKDRGRVLLGIQELMQERRDELARLVTLENGKPFEEAKKEVQFSLGYFGWFAEEARRLTGEWIPSPQPGKRYWVLHQPIGPVAAVTPWNFPATMVTRKIAPALAAGCTVVLKPASATPLTALAIAKITQDAGLPAGVLNVLTTNRSRLVGNELLTHPLIRKIGFTGSTDVGKGIMEQAARQIKRLSFELGGNAPFIVFDDADLEPAVEGAVAMKFLRVGGQSCICANRIYVQRGIADRFIPAFVDAVKRLKVGPGFEPGAQVGPLINEETRAKVHALVEDAVKRGARLVCGGHYLTEGVHAKGFFYAPAVLLDVTDDMAIAQEEIFGPAAPILTFEAEDEVVRRANATRFGLAAYFYTRDLARLMRVAEQLEYGLVGANDATGYTHEIPFGGFKESGIGREGGHEGIEEYTEVKSVVVNLG, encoded by the coding sequence ATGAGCGGTGACGTCAAGCGGATGTACATCAACGGCGAGTGGATCCTTGCCGAGGGCGGCGCGACGTTCGACATCGTCAACCCCGCCGACCAGTCCGTGGTGGCCACGGTCACCAACGGGGCCGCCCCCGAGATCCAGCGCGCGGTGGCGGCGGCCCACGCGGCCTTTCGCGAGTGGTCGTTGCTCGCGCCCAAGGACCGCGGGCGGGTCCTGCTCGGCATCCAGGAGCTGATGCAGGAGCGCCGGGACGAGCTGGCGCGTCTGGTCACGCTCGAGAACGGCAAGCCCTTCGAGGAGGCCAAGAAGGAGGTCCAGTTCTCGCTCGGCTACTTCGGCTGGTTCGCCGAGGAAGCGCGCCGCCTGACGGGGGAGTGGATCCCGTCGCCCCAGCCCGGCAAGCGGTACTGGGTGCTCCACCAGCCCATCGGGCCGGTGGCCGCGGTAACGCCGTGGAACTTCCCGGCCACCATGGTCACCCGCAAGATCGCCCCGGCCCTGGCCGCCGGCTGCACGGTGGTGCTCAAGCCGGCCTCGGCCACGCCGCTCACGGCGCTGGCCATCGCCAAGATCACCCAGGACGCCGGGCTGCCCGCCGGCGTGCTCAACGTGCTGACCACCAACCGCTCGCGCCTGGTCGGCAACGAGCTGCTCACCCACCCGCTGATCCGCAAGATCGGCTTCACCGGCTCGACGGACGTGGGCAAGGGGATCATGGAGCAGGCCGCCCGGCAGATCAAACGCCTCAGCTTCGAGCTGGGCGGCAATGCGCCGTTCATCGTGTTCGACGACGCCGATCTGGAGCCCGCGGTGGAGGGCGCCGTGGCGATGAAGTTCCTCCGCGTGGGCGGGCAGTCGTGCATCTGCGCCAACCGGATCTACGTCCAGCGCGGGATCGCCGACCGCTTCATCCCCGCGTTCGTCGACGCCGTGAAGCGGTTGAAGGTGGGCCCGGGCTTCGAGCCGGGCGCCCAGGTGGGGCCGCTGATCAACGAGGAGACGCGCGCCAAGGTCCACGCGCTGGTCGAGGACGCGGTCAAGCGGGGGGCGCGGCTCGTCTGCGGCGGGCACTACCTGACCGAGGGCGTGCACGCCAAGGGCTTCTTCTACGCTCCGGCCGTGCTGCTCGACGTCACCGACGACATGGCGATCGCCCAGGAGGAGATCTTCGGCCCGGCGGCGCCCATTCTCACGTTCGAGGCCGAGGACGAGGTGGTCCGCCGAGCGAATGCCACCCGCTTCGGGCTGGCGGCCTACTTCTACACGCGGGACCTGGCGCGCCTCATGCGGGTGGCCGAGCAGCTCGAGTACGGGCTTGTCGGCGCCAACGACGCGACGGGCTACACGCACGAGATCCCCTTCGGCGGCTTCAAGGAGTCGGGAATCGGGCGGGAAGGTGGACACGAGGGCATCGAGGAGTACACGGAGGTGAAATCGGTCGTCGTCAATCTGGGCTGA
- a CDS encoding amidase — protein sequence MDLTNLYWVSASEAARLIRDGVISSEQLVEACLARVGEMDARVQAWAFLDPAHALGQARAADDWRREGRPTGPLHGVPVGIKDIIDTADMPTENGSVLYAGRTPSRDATVVAMLRAAGAVIMGKTVTTEFAVRAPGKTRNPHNPEHTPGGSSSGSAAAVAAGMVPLALGSQTTGSTIRPASFCGVYGFKPTHGLIPRHGVYMLSRTLDHVGLFARTVEDLALLAEQLVGYDERDPDTRPRARIPFVEVATQEPPLPPMFAFVKTPYWERADEETKAAFAELIAHLGDRVEEIELFPSAAEAWEWQRTIMEAEMAANLDREWEKGRDRLSESLRAQLERGRQVRALDYQRAVARIRPLHQSFVELFEQRYDAILTPAALGTAPKGLASTGDPVFCALWTLCGMPAVGVPLMQGANGLPLGVQLVGPRHGDGRLLRTARWLAMQCR from the coding sequence ATGGATTTGACGAATCTCTATTGGGTGTCGGCGTCGGAGGCGGCGCGGCTGATCCGTGACGGTGTCATCAGCTCGGAGCAACTGGTCGAGGCGTGCCTGGCGCGGGTGGGCGAAATGGACGCGCGAGTCCAGGCCTGGGCGTTCCTCGATCCCGCTCACGCGCTCGGTCAGGCCCGGGCAGCCGACGACTGGCGCCGGGAGGGGCGGCCGACCGGGCCGCTGCACGGCGTGCCGGTGGGCATCAAGGACATCATCGACACCGCCGACATGCCCACCGAGAACGGCTCGGTGCTGTACGCCGGCCGTACGCCCTCCCGTGACGCCACCGTGGTGGCGATGCTGCGCGCGGCGGGAGCCGTGATCATGGGCAAGACGGTGACGACGGAGTTCGCCGTCCGCGCGCCGGGCAAGACGCGCAATCCACACAATCCCGAGCACACGCCGGGCGGCTCCTCCAGCGGCTCGGCGGCGGCGGTGGCCGCCGGCATGGTGCCGCTCGCCCTCGGTAGCCAGACCACCGGCTCGACCATCCGTCCGGCGTCGTTCTGTGGCGTCTACGGCTTCAAACCCACCCACGGCCTGATCCCGCGCCACGGCGTGTACATGCTCTCCCGCACGCTGGACCACGTCGGCCTGTTCGCGCGCACGGTCGAGGATCTCGCGCTGCTCGCGGAGCAGCTGGTGGGCTACGACGAGCGCGATCCGGACACGCGGCCGCGCGCGCGCATCCCCTTCGTGGAGGTGGCGACGCAGGAGCCGCCGCTGCCGCCGATGTTCGCGTTCGTGAAGACGCCGTACTGGGAGCGCGCGGACGAGGAGACGAAGGCGGCGTTCGCCGAGCTCATCGCGCACCTCGGCGACCGGGTGGAGGAGATCGAGCTGTTCCCGTCGGCGGCCGAAGCATGGGAGTGGCAGCGGACGATCATGGAAGCCGAGATGGCGGCGAATCTCGACCGGGAGTGGGAGAAGGGCCGCGACCGCCTCTCGGAGTCGCTGCGGGCCCAGCTCGAGCGTGGCCGACAGGTGCGCGCGCTCGACTACCAGCGGGCGGTCGCTCGCATCCGGCCCCTCCACCAGAGCTTCGTCGAGCTGTTCGAGCAGCGCTACGACGCGATCCTGACCCCGGCCGCTCTCGGGACCGCGCCCAAAGGTCTGGCCTCCACCGGCGATCCCGTGTTCTGCGCCCTGTGGACGCTGTGCGGAATGCCCGCGGTCGGTGTGCCGCTGATGCAGGGGGCGAACGGCTTGCCGCTCGGCGTTCAGCTCGTCGGACCGCGCCACGGCGATGGGCGTCTTCTGCGCACGGCCCGCTGGCTGGCAATGCAATGCCGATGA
- a CDS encoding TRAP transporter large permease subunit: MSDPSLGLTMLGLIVLAIMMGFPTAFTLMGLGMIFGYIAFWTPGAHWWDNRAFDLIVQRTYGVMTNDTLLSVPLFVFMGYIMERAALVDRMFHSVQLAFRRVPASLAVTTLIVSAFWGIASGIVGAVVVLMGVIAMRPMLKAGYDVRLASGVITAGGTLGILIPPSVMLIVYAAVAGQSIVKLYAAAMLPGFFLTFLYLVYILGWAIINPRIAPRLSPNEYRVAVPEWMQRLERGRFRSIVPGLVVAAFRPALVRGARMPDGRPAGYDLIVKNLLALSVPLLLTVGTFGATWWYVVIYNAPTAAVATPAEGGPQPLGGGPAVAEPETPQELGVASTAEPAETPKAAAGPPEQLGLPIAEPTGVAGVGRIPGHFYAWFWGLATASGLLLLYYFWRMDGEQLEILKELVVSVVPLGVLTVVVLAVILFGITTATESAAIGALGALYLAVMAKYARQVWWWSLVGFIIGFTLGWWQGEDWAALVVAGSIGGTLAGAVVPGLWNLRTSKDLRVNMKQSVFLTAKTTAMVCWLFIGSALFSAVFALHGGQGLIERWVLSMNLSPLGFQVIAQLIIFLLGWPLEWTEIIVIFCPIFIPLLTHFQVDPVLFGIMVAVNLQAAFLSPPVAMSAFYLKGVSPKHVTLNQIFAGMMPYMIIVLICLVFMYIWPGMTLWLPEFLYGA, encoded by the coding sequence ATGAGCGACCCGTCGCTGGGCCTGACGATGCTGGGGCTCATCGTGCTGGCCATCATGATGGGCTTTCCGACCGCGTTCACGCTGATGGGCCTGGGTATGATCTTCGGCTACATCGCGTTCTGGACGCCCGGTGCGCACTGGTGGGACAACCGCGCTTTCGACCTCATCGTCCAGCGGACATACGGGGTGATGACCAACGACACGCTGCTGTCGGTCCCGCTATTCGTCTTCATGGGCTACATCATGGAGCGGGCGGCGCTGGTCGACCGGATGTTCCACAGCGTGCAGCTGGCCTTCCGCCGGGTGCCGGCGTCCTTGGCCGTGACCACGCTCATCGTGTCGGCGTTCTGGGGCATCGCTTCCGGGATCGTCGGCGCCGTGGTCGTGCTGATGGGCGTGATCGCGATGCGGCCGATGCTGAAAGCGGGCTACGACGTTCGCCTGGCCTCGGGGGTCATCACGGCCGGCGGGACGCTCGGCATCCTCATCCCGCCCTCGGTCATGCTCATCGTCTACGCGGCGGTGGCGGGGCAGTCGATCGTCAAGCTCTACGCGGCGGCGATGCTGCCGGGCTTCTTCCTCACGTTCCTGTACCTCGTCTATATCCTCGGCTGGGCCATCATCAATCCGAGGATCGCGCCCAGGCTGTCGCCCAACGAGTACCGCGTGGCGGTGCCGGAGTGGATGCAGCGGCTCGAGCGCGGCCGGTTCCGGTCCATCGTTCCCGGCCTCGTCGTGGCTGCGTTTCGACCCGCCCTCGTGCGCGGCGCCCGGATGCCCGACGGGCGCCCGGCCGGCTACGACCTGATCGTCAAGAACCTGCTCGCTCTCTCGGTGCCGTTGCTGCTGACGGTCGGCACCTTCGGCGCCACGTGGTGGTACGTCGTCATCTACAACGCGCCCACGGCTGCGGTGGCCACGCCGGCCGAGGGCGGCCCCCAGCCGCTGGGGGGGGGACCGGCCGTGGCCGAGCCTGAGACGCCGCAGGAGCTGGGCGTTGCCTCCACGGCCGAGCCGGCGGAAACGCCCAAGGCCGCCGCGGGGCCACCCGAGCAGCTGGGCCTGCCGATAGCCGAGCCGACCGGCGTGGCCGGCGTGGGCAGAATCCCCGGGCACTTCTATGCCTGGTTCTGGGGGTTGGCGACGGCCTCCGGCCTGCTCCTCCTCTACTACTTCTGGCGCATGGACGGCGAGCAGCTCGAGATCCTGAAGGAGCTGGTCGTGTCCGTCGTGCCGCTCGGCGTCCTCACGGTCGTCGTGCTGGCGGTCATCCTGTTCGGCATCACCACCGCCACCGAGTCCGCGGCGATCGGCGCCCTCGGTGCGCTGTATCTGGCGGTCATGGCGAAGTACGCGCGTCAGGTCTGGTGGTGGAGCCTGGTCGGGTTCATCATCGGGTTCACGCTCGGGTGGTGGCAGGGCGAGGACTGGGCCGCCCTCGTGGTCGCCGGCTCGATCGGAGGGACGCTCGCCGGCGCCGTCGTTCCGGGGCTTTGGAATCTCCGGACGTCGAAAGACCTGCGCGTGAACATGAAGCAGTCCGTTTTCCTGACCGCGAAGACGACGGCCATGGTGTGCTGGCTCTTCATCGGCTCGGCGCTGTTCTCGGCGGTGTTCGCGCTCCACGGCGGCCAGGGGCTGATCGAGCGCTGGGTGCTGAGCATGAACCTGTCGCCGCTGGGGTTCCAGGTCATAGCTCAGCTGATCATCTTCCTGCTCGGCTGGCCGCTGGAGTGGACGGAGATCATCGTCATCTTCTGCCCGATCTTCATCCCGCTGCTGACCCACTTCCAGGTGGACCCGGTCCTGTTCGGCATCATGGTGGCGGTCAACCTCCAGGCGGCGTTCCTGTCCCCGCCGGTGGCGATGTCGGCGTTCTATCTCAAGGGCGTGTCGCCCAAGCACGTCACACTGAACCAGATCTTCGCCGGCATGATGCCGTACATGATCATCGTCCTCATCTGCCTCGTGTTCATGTACATCTGGCCGGGCATGACGCTGTGGCTTCCTGAGTTCTTGTATGGCGCCTGA
- a CDS encoding TRAP transporter small permease subunit: MTAQALLRAVDQVSYWSGKAFAWLIVGLTFVVSLEVFKRYILNAPTAWIFDFNNMLYGTLFMMCGAYTLAAAGHVRADFVYIYLRPRAQAALDLTLYLLFFIPGILGLIYAGYDYAAISWRIGEHSTVTAEGPPVYHFKSVIPIAGVVVMLQGLGEIVRCIVCLRTGAWPPRLEDVEEIDVIETQLSHSEYVDEESRRVAVEGAHAIDEAARHRSAVEHKNP, translated from the coding sequence ATGACCGCTCAGGCCCTGCTCCGAGCCGTCGACCAGGTCAGCTACTGGTCGGGCAAGGCCTTCGCGTGGCTGATCGTGGGCCTGACCTTCGTGGTATCCCTCGAAGTGTTCAAACGCTACATCCTCAACGCCCCCACGGCCTGGATCTTCGACTTCAACAACATGCTGTACGGCACGCTGTTCATGATGTGTGGCGCCTACACCCTCGCCGCGGCCGGGCACGTCCGCGCCGACTTCGTCTACATCTACCTGCGACCGCGCGCCCAGGCCGCGCTGGACCTGACGCTGTATCTGCTGTTCTTCATCCCCGGTATCCTGGGCCTGATCTACGCGGGCTACGACTACGCCGCCATCTCCTGGCGCATCGGCGAGCACTCGACGGTGACGGCCGAGGGGCCGCCCGTCTATCACTTCAAATCCGTGATCCCGATCGCCGGTGTGGTGGTCATGCTTCAGGGGCTCGGCGAGATCGTCCGCTGCATCGTGTGCCTGCGCACTGGAGCCTGGCCGCCGCGGCTCGAGGACGTCGAAGAGATCGACGTGATCGAGACCCAGCTCTCTCACAGCGAGTACGTGGACGAGGAGTCGCGCCGCGTGGCCGTCGAAGGGGCGCATGCGATCGACGAGGCCGCCCGCCACCGCAGCGCGGTGGAACACAAGAACCCATGA
- a CDS encoding C4-dicarboxylate ABC transporter, translated as MSNQQTTPEAPRRTFLKGAAAAGAATLAFPMVAKAQGPITMRWQSTWPSKDIFHEYALDFAKKVNDMTGGDLKIEVLPAGAVVPAFGLLDAVSKGTLDGGHGVLVYHYGKQTALALWGSSPAYGMDANMLLAWHKYGGGKELLNKLYASIGANVVSFPYGPMATQPLGWFKKPITKPDDFKGLKFRTVGISIDLFTGLGAAVNALPGGEIVPAMDRGLLDAAEFNNATSDRILGFADVSKVYMLQSYHQNAEQFEITFNKTKFDALPAKIKAIIENAVEAASADLSWKAIDRYSKDYIELQTKDKVKVYKTPASVLQKQLQIFDEVLVKRSADNPMFKEVAASQKAFAARAVKWDLDTNVRREMAYNHYFGRPAQPGPKKS; from the coding sequence ATGAGCAACCAGCAGACGACACCCGAAGCACCGCGCCGCACGTTCCTCAAGGGCGCAGCGGCCGCCGGCGCGGCGACGCTCGCCTTCCCGATGGTCGCCAAGGCGCAGGGCCCGATCACGATGCGCTGGCAGAGCACCTGGCCGTCCAAGGACATCTTCCACGAGTACGCGCTCGACTTCGCCAAGAAGGTCAACGACATGACCGGCGGCGACCTCAAGATCGAGGTGTTGCCCGCCGGCGCGGTGGTGCCGGCCTTCGGCTTGCTCGACGCCGTGTCCAAGGGCACCCTCGACGGTGGCCACGGCGTGCTGGTGTACCACTACGGCAAGCAGACGGCCCTCGCGCTCTGGGGGTCCAGTCCCGCCTACGGCATGGACGCCAACATGCTGCTGGCCTGGCACAAGTACGGCGGCGGCAAGGAGCTGCTCAACAAGCTCTACGCCTCCATCGGCGCCAACGTCGTGTCCTTCCCGTACGGCCCGATGGCGACGCAGCCGCTCGGCTGGTTCAAGAAGCCGATCACCAAGCCCGACGACTTCAAGGGCCTCAAGTTCCGCACGGTCGGCATCTCGATCGACCTGTTCACCGGCCTGGGGGCGGCAGTGAACGCCCTGCCCGGCGGCGAGATCGTGCCGGCCATGGACCGGGGGTTGCTCGATGCCGCCGAGTTCAACAACGCGACCTCCGACCGCATCCTCGGCTTCGCCGACGTCTCCAAGGTCTACATGCTGCAGAGCTATCACCAGAACGCCGAGCAGTTCGAGATCACCTTCAACAAGACCAAGTTCGATGCGCTGCCGGCCAAGATCAAGGCGATCATCGAGAACGCGGTGGAGGCGGCCTCGGCCGACCTGTCGTGGAAGGCGATCGACCGCTACTCGAAGGACTACATCGAGCTGCAGACCAAGGACAAGGTCAAGGTCTACAAGACCCCGGCCTCCGTCCTCCAGAAGCAGCTCCAGATCTTCGACGAGGTGCTGGTGAAGAGGTCGGCCGACAACCCGATGTTCAAGGAGGTCGCCGCGTCGCAGAAGGCATTCGCGGCCCGCGCCGTGAAGTGGGATCTCGACACCAACGTCAGGCGTGAGATGGCCTACAACCACTACTTCGGCCGGCCGGCCCAGCCAGGGCCCAAGAAGAGCTAG
- a CDS encoding ABC transporter ATP-binding protein, which produces MTAAGPGAMLELDGVSTYRGPAQILRTVSLNLKTGEAVCLVGRNGAGKTTTIDSIMGLLPVRAGRIALGGHEVTRLPAHERARLGIGYAPEDCGIFPDLTVEENFQITQWLTRRSGNRRAPATADQALERIFGIFPEVKTFMQRRGLHLSGGQKKMVAIARAMTLEPSVLLLDEPFEGLAPVVVSRFIDAVKKIKGMGISVLIAESNLMNATRVADRLYAIDRGEIIFHGDPRSAFQNEEVMKTIRG; this is translated from the coding sequence ATGACGGCCGCCGGCCCGGGCGCCATGCTCGAGTTGGACGGCGTCAGCACGTACCGCGGGCCGGCGCAGATCCTCCGCACCGTGTCCCTTAATCTGAAGACTGGCGAGGCCGTCTGCCTGGTGGGCCGTAACGGCGCCGGCAAGACCACCACCATCGACAGCATCATGGGCCTGCTGCCCGTCCGGGCCGGTCGGATCGCGCTGGGCGGCCACGAGGTCACGCGGCTGCCGGCGCACGAGCGGGCGCGCCTCGGCATCGGCTATGCTCCAGAGGACTGCGGCATCTTCCCCGACCTGACGGTCGAGGAGAACTTCCAGATCACGCAGTGGCTGACGCGGAGGTCGGGAAACCGGCGGGCGCCCGCGACCGCCGATCAGGCGCTCGAGCGGATCTTCGGCATCTTCCCCGAGGTCAAGACCTTCATGCAGCGGCGGGGTCTCCATCTGAGCGGGGGCCAGAAGAAGATGGTGGCGATCGCCCGCGCGATGACGCTCGAGCCATCGGTCCTCCTGCTCGACGAGCCCTTCGAAGGGCTGGCGCCGGTCGTGGTCAGCCGGTTCATCGACGCCGTCAAGAAGATCAAGGGGATGGGGATCTCGGTCCTGATCGCGGAGTCCAACCTGATGAACGCGACCCGGGTGGCCGACCGCCTCTACGCCATCGACCGGGGCGAGATCATCTTCCACGGCGACCCCCGGAGCGCGTTCCAGAACGAGGAAGTCATGAAGACCATCCGGGGGTAG
- a CDS encoding ABC transporter ATP-binding protein has protein sequence MSLLVTKSLVKYFGETHAVDHVDFTVREREVLALIGSNGAGKTTLVNLISGLFPPDSGQILFQGHDVTHMSVHGRIKAGIARSFQLVNLFDQLTLLDNVALAIFSREGKTRKLISLAERDRAVWEEAAETLRLFGLEAKARMLAGGISQGERKLLDVAVAYALRPQLLFLDEPTSGVSTREKAPIMDTITSVVRREGISAAIIEHDMDVVFNYSDRIVAMHQGTILADGTPDEIRRNATVTTTLMGTATSS, from the coding sequence GTGAGCCTCCTGGTCACGAAGAGCCTCGTCAAGTACTTCGGCGAGACCCACGCGGTCGACCACGTGGACTTCACCGTGCGCGAGCGCGAGGTGCTGGCCCTCATCGGCTCCAACGGCGCCGGCAAGACCACGCTGGTCAACCTGATCAGCGGCCTCTTCCCGCCCGACAGCGGCCAGATCCTGTTCCAGGGCCACGACGTGACGCACATGTCGGTGCACGGGCGGATCAAGGCCGGGATCGCGCGGAGCTTCCAGCTCGTGAACCTGTTCGACCAGCTCACGCTGCTCGACAACGTCGCGCTGGCCATCTTCTCGCGCGAGGGGAAGACCCGGAAGCTCATCTCGCTGGCCGAGAGGGACCGGGCCGTCTGGGAGGAGGCGGCCGAGACCCTGCGCCTGTTCGGCCTGGAGGCCAAGGCGCGCATGCTGGCGGGCGGCATCTCCCAGGGCGAGCGCAAGCTCCTCGACGTCGCGGTGGCCTACGCGCTCCGGCCCCAGCTCCTGTTCCTCGACGAGCCGACCAGCGGCGTCAGCACGCGGGAGAAGGCCCCCATCATGGACACGATCACCTCGGTGGTGCGCCGCGAGGGGATCTCGGCCGCGATCATCGAGCACGACATGGACGTGGTCTTCAACTACTCCGACCGGATCGTCGCCATGCACCAGGGTACAATCCTCGCCGACGGGACGCCGGACGAGATCCGCCGAAACGCGACCGTCACCACGACCCTCATGGGCACCGCGACGTCGTCATGA
- a CDS encoding branched-chain amino acid ABC transporter permease: MSTLAVALEARSPAKLLVWVAPIVVVLLVYPWVATQYQAMLLAYGLVMAIAALGFNLLLGYTGLLSFGHAAFFGVGAYTVALMVKYLKVSSMELFLAGAIVASVLVAALFGVVCVRYTRIFFSILTLALSQVLWSLAFKFFWVTGGTDGLRVPTPALLGFATAKGDKMDFLSHTYYYYILVIFFACVALMWVIVNSPFGKALQSIRDSETRAEFVGVQVWHHRWVAFLVSGVFTGIAGALWVPLNGLITPDNLLWTFSGKIVFMTVLGGFRAFAGPIVGAVLYNYLEAAAVGNTVYWQFVLGTVLVVLVLSLPTGVVGTAGRLLERWRGRTA; this comes from the coding sequence ATGAGTACGCTGGCGGTCGCCCTCGAGGCCCGCTCGCCGGCCAAGCTGCTGGTCTGGGTCGCTCCCATCGTGGTCGTGCTGCTGGTATACCCGTGGGTGGCCACGCAGTACCAGGCCATGCTGCTCGCCTATGGCCTGGTGATGGCAATCGCCGCGCTCGGCTTCAACCTCCTCCTGGGCTACACGGGCCTGCTCTCGTTCGGTCATGCGGCGTTCTTCGGCGTCGGAGCCTACACGGTGGCCCTGATGGTGAAGTACCTCAAGGTCAGCTCGATGGAGCTGTTCCTCGCCGGCGCCATCGTGGCCTCGGTCCTGGTCGCCGCGCTGTTCGGCGTCGTGTGTGTGCGCTACACGCGCATCTTCTTCAGCATCCTCACCCTCGCGCTGTCCCAGGTGCTGTGGAGCCTCGCCTTCAAGTTCTTCTGGGTGACGGGCGGGACGGACGGCCTCCGGGTGCCGACGCCCGCGCTGCTGGGTTTCGCCACCGCCAAGGGCGACAAGATGGACTTCCTGTCGCATACCTACTACTACTACATCCTGGTGATCTTCTTCGCGTGTGTGGCCCTGATGTGGGTCATCGTGAACTCGCCCTTCGGCAAGGCGCTCCAGTCGATCCGCGACAGCGAGACGCGGGCCGAGTTCGTGGGGGTCCAGGTCTGGCATCACCGGTGGGTGGCGTTCCTCGTCTCTGGCGTCTTCACCGGGATCGCCGGCGCCCTGTGGGTCCCGCTCAACGGCCTCATCACGCCGGACAACCTGCTCTGGACTTTCTCGGGCAAGATCGTCTTCATGACCGTGCTCGGCGGCTTCCGTGCGTTCGCCGGTCCGATCGTGGGCGCGGTGCTCTACAACTACCTCGAGGCCGCCGCGGTGGGGAACACGGTGTACTGGCAGTTCGTGCTCGGCACGGTGCTGGTGGTGCTCGTGCTGTCGCTGCCGACCGGCGTGGTGGGCACGGCGGGCCGGCTCCTCGAGCGCTGGCGGGGGAGGACGGCCTGA